The region CACCTGTTTGTGACTACCGTCGTGTTATGACAAATTTGGTGCTCGAAACAATGATGGCTCTATGTAAATAAGGAAAGTCCATTAGCAGAAGTATTCTTACAGTTAGCTGCTACACACTAgggctagggctgggcaatatggagcaaaattcatatctcaatattttttctcaaaatggcgatatttgatataaatctcgataatattaattcaaatgaagtctgaccagaaagacaattcagggttaaaatgtgctacttttggctttttctcccataaaggacagcatgtttgagtgagttctgtagtgtggcttgtttagaggaaggtctgggttaggacgcgcTCAGTGATCaactaactgagctttacatgctgttctgagaagtaaaagcagctactcctaaaacaagtattttgacacaaaataagctataatactgtatatacacctattgatatatgcaatattaaaattttctatatcgccaaaatagaaaacttgatatatcttgaatctcgatatattgtccAGCTCTAATCTGCATGTGCGAAATGTTATTACAGTGGTTTTTACATCAGTGTGTTCGAGTCCCTGGAGTTATGAGAAGAAAAATCAAGGAGTGCAAgagatttgaaaaaatatataaatattcaaaaatgtcATTAGCAAAAAATCTCACTTTATGAACAGAATTACATCTTTAGTAGCCTGATCAAGGTCCACATCCTTTGAGCTAATTCTGCTAAATGATGAACATGGAAAACCAAGGTGGAACATACAATATGTAGTGGGAAGAAGTGACTCAAGTGCTTTCTGTTTTCTAAATTAAAATTGCCAAATTTTGTTGATTATATTATTCTCTCAAATCATGTCTTTAGTCATAACCACAGTTTAGGGTGGACCAGGATTAAAACTACCAAGTGTGGGCAGGAGTGATGTGGTCGTATCATAACCTGATCATTTCATATGAAAGTTGTCTGGTCATTgtcctaaaacacacattttaaagcttatagcattaaaaaaatatttagtaaTCATTTGAATTACTGACGAAAGAACAGGAATGCAGATTTGGTTGCAATAATGCCAAACTGGAAGGATCAGACTTTATCTTGACTATtattatggcaatttttatattcatcatcatatcgtcaaatgtatgttcatgtgtacaatttgtcatgttttaatacatgatgactccattactctttgcacttttgaacagctgaatcatgttagattaaacagtacagatcgtattgtactcagtgcaacacagagtctctgctgaaggccaaaactcaaactcacatgccgatatacacgaacgcacacactatcaaggatagataagagtggcgcccaatcttcctcataatatacacgtcttcatcatcctcaaatgtttccactgttgggcatctgactccctccttctcctcacctcagggtggaactttttttgttatctgtataaaagcttcagctgtgaaactgttagttagagtgggtcttgccttttttctctgccacgagccttttgcctttcattctttcaggatggaagcttcttttttactccttttttctttaattttataataaatcttttttataaaatcatcaatagctcgcctggactccatcattcaaccagagcaataaatcatgtctccaaatgaggtcaaccgcaaatttgccgtaacactatgattatattattttttgtaaataacaGGTTAGAACTTAGATaatacatttgaataatttCGTTTCATTTATTATTGAGTGAATAATTATTGTGGAGGGTGGAGTGTGGTTCAATGTATGCCTCTACAGTGCAGTGTGCAACATTAGACGACCAATCATAAGATCTAACAATGAGCTTGCTCTAAGCTTATTGGCTACCAAAAATAATCAGATTCTCTacaaagctataaaaaaaaaaaatcagtgtcaAATGACAGTGAAACTCGATAACGCAGCAGTCAGCAGTTAGTGTAGACAGAGGTTGCTTTGCTTTGGCCCAACACTGTCTTAGAATCAGCAGGAAACGAGTCACAAATACAATAGTGAACATTTTATGCtcaggaaacaaacaaaaaattcaaCAGATCGTCATTATTAGGCTGAAATTGATTAATCCAAATGTTcgatttttttccctctcaaACTGCACTAAGTGCACTGGGCTGCAAAAGTCATTAGAAAAGGTCTGTCCTATAAGCAActataccagtggttcccaaacgttttgtgcccaaggcacaatctgaaggcacacctattgtgcaaaatagcctttaaaacacgtgttatcactcctattatgtacaatatctgtaaatgtgcataattatttactaatgccaaataaagtTTGACAAAGACAACTAAATTACTCatgcaacatttattaacaaagtacttttttttaggtATAGACTtttcctctgtattatgaagtgagtgcatacaaagaaataaattaaaaaataattatttttgtgtagttgtatattggaataattagggtcctataaaatctgttttatttatttatttatttttaatttctttatttaagtagggacaatacatattaatgaacattcaaaaaaatgtaaatatgccagattgtagccaacggctaatttccatctgctgtccctagacaggctgatgtaataaaatgttacacttaacaataagacatggcaagacacaaaacaatatataaaaagattacatacaggacaaaaaaaaaaaaaaaaaacatagggaTCATAGAATACAGCAACATTACATGTTAAATGGAACACTGGGACCAGAACAACTACACACAAGAGAGAAGACAGGATGCTGTCCAAATCTGGTCGGCTCTGattttaggagtcagtgatgatttgcgtagttttttggcagtttggtcactgttttgtgtggtttagtTGGTGTTTAATGCGGCCAGGATGGGAAGGGGGGCGGACGGTGCACCTAATGAGGGgtccccagaaacatttccccataaaacaATGTTCCTTGCCTCATGGTGACGGCCTTTCATactgattctgtccatttctgcattcaacagtagattccgttttcattggtcgatttcgTGATTCCGTCagtgattccgttaacgtggattttatagggccctaaataataatgtatggttgtcacaaaaacCCATGGCACACCCAAACTTGCCTCACGGCACAcgagtgtgccgcggcacaccgTATGACTACTGTGATGTAACTATACTAACTATAGCAATGATGAGCCGACATGTGACATTTAGCTCACAGCCTTACATCGCCTCACATCAGAGCACAACACAGCAGCATGAAAAAACAGCGTAACACACTGAGGAAACCAGAGACCAAAACAGTCACTATTGCAACTACGCATCATTGAAGGGTAAAACTAACTTGTCGCACATTCCCTATTAGTGAATGAACAATCAAATGCGGagaagtagtcatttgaaaaatggggccccggGCGTCCTTGTGACAGATTTGGGGTAATGGgctccatttatatattggcatgtgccaatgattcggtactgTCAAtcgttgtaatatttgactagCAAAttaatgagaaatcgactttcgtcttttggggccccttggggtcctcctgggccccaaatcaaaaattgagctccgagcgtcgatgcatacacatccatagattatacctaccaaattttagcgcaatccgttcacgaataacagaggagtagcaattttaactagtgtacacaacaacaacaagaagtagaaaaagaacaacaacactaaagtgagtggcgttttgagtccgatTGCCCGGCCTAAAAAACACTGTGATTAATGAGTTATATGATGTAATTTACCTTATCGTGGTTTAAACTGCACTGGTAAAGCTTTTGCTCACTGGCATCCAGTACAAAGAGTACGCAGCCTTACATCACCCCTCTCCAGTCCCCAGACCTCAAATAAAATGTTGATGTTACAACACAGTAAAGGCCTGAAActatcattttaaaatgcagtaaCACAAATTCCTGAAACAGGGTTTGTAACCTTAACTCATTGTATTTTTTaccttgtttgtattttctcaaTGGGACACATTATTAATGTCAAACAATGAATCAAGATGAGTGTGGCACTAAATGTTAGTTCCATAATGTGAAAGCTTCTTGTCCATATCTGTATCAtggttgtacatgtgtatatttgtattgttattattgttattattctaCTGCAATGTGTggacttgtatttaatccttatctaattaattaatttccaGTCTTTTACTAATTACGTacattttctatttcatttatttctttctttgttggtgtttcttcttttcatttgaagtatttctcgagcctctgtgacaattcacatttgcagcaaCATAAAACAGGACCAGagtaagaacaaaaagaaaaactagcATATTTATAGTTCAAAAAGTAGGTTTAAACTGCACTGGTGAAGCTTTTGCTCAGTGGTATCCAGTACAAAGAGTACGCAGCCTTACATCACCCCTCTCCAGTCCCCAGACCTCaaataaaatgttgatattACAACAGCAGAAGCCTGAAACTGTCACTTTAAAATGCAGTAACACATTTATCTGAAAAAGGGTTTCTAACCTTAactcattgtattttttttttgttttttgttttgtttgtaatttCTCAACAGGGcacattattaatataaaacaattaACCAAGACGTATGTGGCACTAAATTTTAATTCCATATGAAAGTttcttgtatatatttgtattatatttgtacatgtatatatttttattgttatgattattattatttttctactgCAATGTGTGcttttgtatttaatccttatctaATTaacagtacattttatttttcatttctttcttttgttctaagtgtttcttcttttcatttgtagtATTTCTTGAGCCTCTGCGACAAAGCAATTTCCACCcgggataaataaaataattctgattctaattctgaaaatgggccaataataaAATTCAAGTCCATAAGCTGATGCTGTATGTATGTGAACTCGGTGATCGACCAACAGCATCAGAACCAGCTCTAAAATGGCTCACCTGTCAGGCTGTCGTAGCACTCTATCTCGGTGTTTTCCACGGCTCTCCGCTGGTCCTCGTTCAGCTTGGCCGTGGTTCGGTTCAGGAGACTGACCTCAGAACCCGCCGTCCCGTCCACCACATGCACGCCTTTCAGCTGCAGCAAAGCCCGGTGATACTTCCCGATGGCTTCCCGGAATTTCTTCTCCTTGTAGCAGCGGTGACCCTCCACCTTGAAGTCGATGGCTTTCTGGATCTTGGTCTCCATCTCTGAGACTCCGTCACTGGCGGACGCCTGCAGGCTCCGTCCGCCGGGTTCCGGGTAGCTCTTCAGGCTCTTTATCGGGTGCTGCTTGGCCTCCATGTCTCTCAGTGGAAGCGGCTGGAGCAGGCCATGGTGCTCGGACATGAACGCGTGTTTAGTCGGGGAGGACTGGAGCAGCGTGCCGTGCATTAAAGGACGAGGGATGCAGTGGTTGCACCGGAGAGAGACGACGACGACGAGCCGAGCGGCTCCGAAACACGTCGGCTTTTATCAAAGCTCGCGGTGAAGCGGCATCCTGCGCGAGGACGGAAACAGAGCACTTATGCTAGCGCACGAGGACAGTCACTGATGCTCTCCTGTAAATCACTGTGGGGAGGCACGCGCAGCATCAGCACCACAGACAGCGCACTCACGACGCGCGGCattgtgggaagaaaaaaaaaagaaaaagtcgtGAGGCgttgctgctgctactgcagtCTAGATTTCACTCACAAAAACATCCAAACCTTTCTATTTATCGCGTGTAACCAGCTAATATCCAACCAACTGTACGGAATCTGCAAATGTGTGTGAATGGCagacatttatttacatgtttatagAAGGAAAAGGGGTAGGTCCTAAAGCCAGTTCACTACAGccttacaaaagaaaaaaaaacaaaaacattacgtCACTGGTAATGCTTTCATCAGATTACGAAAATCAAATAAAGATCGCCTAAATCTCTTCTCCTTTAAATTCATATTTGACAAAACTGTAAATAACAATTAGACTAGAGCCGATAGTAAAGAAGAGAAGCACAACAGGAGTCTGCAGCGCCGTGGACACATATGGATAAGCCTGAGGGAGAGTGCCCTCATGGGGCAGGAATGTTCATTACACTAGTGAGATGCTGAGTGGTTGACCTGAGGTGCACCACAATCATCACCCTGCAGAGGATGCGATTATAGGgattttcctttgttttcttttgttatccTGTCTGAACAATCGTTTTTACGCTCACCTCTACTTCCCAGTATAGTTTTCAGCACTGCATCttctcttttaaatgttttggtttGTTGATGTTATTCTTATTTCATTAAACATCAATATCTACAATAGTATCTACAATAACTAACATTTCCTGCAAACTGGACTTCAGTGACCATGATGTTATTTCTGTACATATTTATTAACAGTCATAACAAGTAACTTTCCTTCAACAAGGTCTCAAACGCTACCAGAAAATGTCGACATGCTAgtattgttgaaaaagaacataTCTGAAATCTGGGTTGTGCTCTGGTttgatagttttttattttttctgcccAGGGTACAGTATATAACTATGCTAAAAGctagtcaaataaaaacatggttatttttcaaaccgttatttatattaaaaaatgttttctctttACTGAAATATCATATAGTGAGCACAGTATTGTATATCGCCTTTGAAAAGTCTATTGGCTCAACCCTATTTTCCACCATATGATCTACAGCAAAGTTCAAAGCAACTTGGTGGAAGTattctaattactttttattaatcaaacccAAAAGTGATTTTCAAACTTTTAGACTTGCTGGTATTTGATCACAAATCCACATACATTTTGCTGCATAATTCCTAACGAAACCCTGGACTAACCATGCTGCTTGTTCCATGGACTTCTTGGGGAATTCCTATCCCTGCGACGATCATTAGCAAGGACTGATAAAGACACCAGCTTTGACCATAACCCTGAATGTTTTTGAGTATACTTTAAGACTGCAACTCTTTAACGgggctttttgttttattacagATTTAAATTAGACTGTTATCACAGGTTCTGAATGAGCTTTGAGCAGCAGTCACTGACATTCCACATATTTAGAGCGCtaaaagaagaaacacaaatTGACTGCAGTTTGATCTCTTATTGTTTAATTCTTATTGAAGAATTATTTGTTGAGAACTTTTCTTAATACTTGAAGTCAAAATATTTCACTGtttctttgattttcttttaaaacaatgaaaatgacTTGATGGAAATGTcaccattttaaaatatttacagtgtTGCCAAGATGACTAACACAGGTAGTAATGACTCTTCATGGTGGGTTTACTGCAACCTGCAGGTCTGATGACATAAGTAAATCCAAGTAGAAAAATATTCATCAGACCCCAAGTTTTAAAAACCTATACATTgcatttcaaatttaaaaataatttaaggaTTCATGCAGTtagaaaaatgtccaaaaaaaaaaaaagatttggcaGCAGCATCTTAATATGTAGAAAAAcgggtaaaataaaataaatagcgCCTTTATGGCACCTTGTTTGACATGCCCATGCCTTAAATTCAAATATactctaaaacatttttttttttacaaaatggcaGATATGAAGACACAAAATAGCTTTCTGGttgtgcaaaacaatacacaaatacactgaAAGCCCTAAACTAAAGGCTTAGACACAAAGATAAACTTATTTCTTTTTACGTTAGCAAGACTTACCCCTAAAAATGTTTCtaaactacattttttatttgattttaaagctgcactctgacaaaaaaatgaacatttgcAGACTTGGATGATGTAAAACAATATTAGAACACATCCGAAAAAAAAGGGCCTAGTTGAAAGAGTGTGTTAGGTGTTCTTGCTGCCCAGTCTCTTAAACACACTGACAGCCTTAGCGTCCATCTGTGGGCCCACAGAGTCCACACAGACCACCCCAGTGCTGCTGCTGACCTTAGAGCTAGCGGGTCTCAACCTCCCCTTGGGTCGGGGTTTGCTGCTGGTCACTTTGTTATCCTGTGTGTCAGCAGATGGAGGTGACAGGGGGGTGACTAAATGTATAGTGGGGGGCTTGCCCAGTCTCTGAAGAACACTAATTTTGGCAGGAGGAAGCCCGTTAGAAGAGGAGGTAGGACCGTCACTAAGAGGTAGTTTGAATTTTCCTCCCAAGCGCCGTAGAGTGGTCGGGGCTGGTTTTGCTGGTAGCTGCTTTTTCTCCACGGAGGGAGGCCTCTTGAGGACTCCAGCATACTGGAGGACAGATCCTTCTCCATCACTCTCTTCCTCTTCACTGTTGTTTCTAGTGACAGTTTCTGCCATCAGTACATCTTCAGCTTCATCCTCTCTGTCCAGTCGACTGAAGACGCCAGTCGGCTGCACCaacaagcaaaataaaaatgttattattttttacacttGACTACGAGAATCGACTGTCTAGCCTCACCTTGGTATTGCTCGTTGTCGTTTCTGTCTTTGATTCAGCTCCAAGCCGTGCAAACACAGAAGTGCGATCAAATCCTTTAAGAGTGAAAGTGAGCATGACAGACACATAGCCAAACTTTAATTAGGTTttgaaaatacaaattaattaaaaaccatttaataaaaaaaaaagttaaagcaAATAATGAGACACAGGCCAGAAAATAGTTTGATctactaaaaatatttttctatgaGCAACCTGAGTTGAAGCCTTAATAATTAGGTATTTCCTCGacaatttaatttaaaccaAAGCATCTAAAATTGTGTTTAAAAACAGATAAATTCTGCATTCAAACTATCATAATAACCATTGCTCTCATTTTGAGTCTCAGTAAACATTACAGCATTATTCTGTTACCTACAGTATTATAAATGATTAAAGTACTGATGCTAATTTAGCTGTAAGATTAATGCCACACTGTAGCAATGGGATGTGTGTAGGTCAGATGTATCAATACATTTGGCAACACTGCACTGGTTTTTCAAGTATTTCCATCATACATTCAAGCTTTTCCTGATTTCTTTTTCTATAATATGACATTACATATTTCAGTTAAATATGTATACAGtttcaacaaaacaacaaatttgtATGCATACatagatgtataataataaaggGCTCTATTCTGCCATGcgtgtaagtccaaaaagctgtgcagcggtgctgtttttggctgtgcgcTATTCTCTCACTGTACTTACagtaagtcagtcactgcgcgcCTCCATCCCAGTTGCGTACACTGGGTGGAGCGTCCCTGAAATgcgggcgttcccattcaaatctggccttacgcATATTCTTCCATCTGCTTAAGTTATTTTCCTTTTACGCGCTTCAAAGCATGGAATAAGTTCAGCGTCCCaaaaaggtgaaacattattttgcactagaaatatggtcttagttacatttgaagccacacggacttgtGCGTCAtggagcagcagctgtgatcactcagctgctgctgcgcgattaattaaaactctgacagacgcagacttctgtccacgttggtcacagtgatgtccaactattttcatactatgtccaacgtaaagccacagtttcaTCCACTACATGCGCATGAGACGATGGATACCAGAAACTGTtctcacatttatttaaataaggcTCATCTTTAGTTCGGACTCGCTCACATTAGCTCCATAagtctttaaacaatttatattgaAAACTGCGTATCATGTAGGAAGCCActggttctgtttcactgcaaacatctctgTCTACTCTGGATTAAAGCAGGACATTCTGCGGGATTATTTCTTCATCTCTCCAGCAGCGCAACACACTCGGTCACACTTTAGAGCAGCTACCGTATTGATGACAGATGTTGACTGATGTGCTGATCTTTTGTGAATGCAGCAATGGAcgaataaaatcaggctttagttagtatgaggggaaaaaaggagagattttaactgtgactcggacagaaaaatgcagccgatcctcagtcacactgcaacaATTTGACCAAATCAaccatttacattgtttatcaatgaaagcGTTTCAAGTTAAAAGGGCGCTTTATCATTTCCACGGgtttcaaaaacatttacaagcgttggggaAACTCCATGTTTCGTGATTTCTACACAGtcccaaaaaaataacatcatcgcctcctttgcttcagcccgccttcattcacacgcTACGCACTTTTGGGCTCCTTATGCGCaatgggcgtgtcagcagcctagACCGGAGAATACACACAGGAGAGAGAtgcgtaactgcaggtgcgcaaaaaagcgcttcagtccagatgggagaatagaccccaaattaaatactcaaccaacaaataaacaacaatagaTTAGGGATACATCGGTGCAGTTACATCTTAACGCTGACTACGATGTTGAAATAAAGCTTCTCCATGGTCTCcagaaatttttaaaatttgtatttttttgtatttaaaatatatatatatatatatatatagaacgGACGTCTGTAAACAACAAGAGCAGCAGATCAGACCTACCTTTCTTAACCTGCTGGGCCATGATGCGGCGGGTACGAGCTGTGGTGCCCTTGGGCATGTTAATGATGTACTTTCCTTCAATCTCGGCCGTCACACGGCGTCTCTTCGCAGAGGGCAGCCCCTTGCCCTCATCAGCTGGTTGACGTACAACTAACAAACAAAGCGATGGATATTTTAGAGAGGCAAACAGACTGAGCTGTGAATTACTGAGTGTGGTTTaagcaaaagtttaaaaaacctACCTGCTTTGTTACTCTTGCTAGCTTGCATGTTGGACACAGTGACAGACAGCCGGCTGTCGGGTCGGCGAGCGGGTGTAGCTGGTGGGGATTCATGGCTAAGAGCGTTGGCTATCATACGAGTGGCAGCTGAAACAAAGGCAGAGACCAAACCTTTTTGTTTCACTGTTTGTGCTCAAATCTGTTGAACGTCTCATATATTAAGGGTGAATGTAGAGAATTttcattacaaaataagatcaTATATAATACTAGAGTTATTTTCTATAACAGTCCATGTAGAGCTGAAAAGGCATCACAGCTGCCTCAGCCACCATTTTGTTGGCATATATTTTGTCAAAACACCCGTTTACGACTCTGGGCATGAATGGCCGCCACTGTCTCTTACAAGCGAGCCATTTTTTATTCCACTCCAGGCTGCTCTAGAAggtattttgaataaaataaaattactcaATTAAAAATCTGGTATTGTATAT is a window of Gouania willdenowi chromosome 13, fGouWil2.1, whole genome shotgun sequence DNA encoding:
- the c13h19orf47 gene encoding uncharacterized protein C19orf47 homolog; the encoded protein is MASVTTGTSEWIQFFKDAGIPAGLAVTYAVSFVDNRIQKNMLMDLSKDIMVDLGITVIGDIIAILKHAKQVYRQDMCKMATELISSGQTTVKAELRKTANTPATRMIANALSHESPPATPARRPDSRLSVTVSNMQASKSNKAVVRQPADEGKGLPSAKRRRVTAEIEGKYIINMPKGTTARTRRIMAQQVKKGFDRTSVFARLGAESKTETTTSNTKPTGVFSRLDREDEAEDVLMAETVTRNNSEEEESDGEGSVLQYAGVLKRPPSVEKKQLPAKPAPTTLRRLGGKFKLPLSDGPTSSSNGLPPAKISVLQRLGKPPTIHLVTPLSPPSADTQDNKVTSSKPRPKGRLRPASSKVSSSTGVVCVDSVGPQMDAKAVSVFKRLGSKNT
- the ttc9b gene encoding tetratricopeptide repeat protein 9B, with protein sequence MHGTLLQSSPTKHAFMSEHHGLLQPLPLRDMEAKQHPIKSLKSYPEPGGRSLQASASDGVSEMETKIQKAIDFKVEGHRCYKEKKFREAIGKYHRALLQLKGVHVVDGTAGSEVSLLNRTTAKLNEDQRRAVENTEIECYDSLTACLLQSELVNYERVKEYCLKVLGHQKDHFKAMYRAGIAFYHLGDYECALRYLREAKNREPTDTNVLRYIQLTEMKMSKSGQRDRESGKET